The following nucleotide sequence is from Mesorhizobium sp. J8.
GGCGACGAGCAGGTCAGACAGGCGATCGACTCGACCGGTGGCTTCTCACTGGTGCTCGCCGGCGCCAAGACATGGCTGGAACAGGGCCTGACGCTAGGCCTGATCGGCGACCGTCACCCGAAGGGCATTCCGGCCTAACGGCGCCGGCGAGGTAGCGGGCCTAGGGCGTTTCACCGTTTCACGGAAACGGCGAAACGCCCTATCTCTTTTTTACGCAATTCCGGACGGAAAACCGCTCACACTTTTCCTGGAATTGCTCTAGTGCCCGCCGCCCGAACCCTGCTTCTTGCGATTCCTTGCCAGCATGTTGAGGCCCTCGACCAGCGCCGAAAAGCCCATGGCGGCGTAGATGTAGCCCTTGGGCACGTGGTAGCCCATGCCGTCGGCGATCAGCGTCATGCCGATCATCAACAGGAAGCCTAGCGCCAGCATGACTATGGAGGGGTTCCTGGCGATGAAGTTGGCGAGCGGCGTCGCCGCCAGCATCATCACGCTCACCGCCACGATCACCGCAATATACATGATCGCGATCTCGTCGGTCATGCCGACGGCTGTGATGATGGAATCGATCGAAAAGACGAGGTCGAGCAGCAGTATCTGGAAGATGGCGCCGGCAAGGCTCAACTGCAGCGTGCCGCCGACCATCGTGTCCTGATGGTCCTGCGGGTCGACCGTGTGATGGATTTCCTTGGTTGCCTTCCAGACCAGGAACAGGCCGCCGGCGATCAGGATCAGGTCGCGCCAGGAAAAGCCGTGGCCGAAGGCGGTGAACACCGGCGTCGTCAATTGCACGATGATCGAGATCGTGGCGAGCAGGATGAGGCGCATGACCAGCGCCGCCGAGATGCCCAGCCGGCGGGCGCGGGCGCGCTGCGCTTCCGGCAACTTGTTGGTCAGGATCGAGATGAAGATCAGATTGTCGATGCCGAGGACGATCTCCAGCACCACCAGCGTCAAAAGCGCGACCCATGCGGTCGGATCGGCAACAAAATGAAAGTGCGGCGCCAGAAATTCGACAAGCTGCATGAAGGTCGTCCCCTCTACGATCTAGAGCAGTTTTCGCGGTTTCGTCGCCAGTTAGGTATTGATCTCGCTTATATCAATGTCACGACCAGAAGGACGGCGCCGTTTCTTCCAGGCGCGGCCCGCGACGAAACGGCGCGATTCTTTCGGCAAGCCCGGTGCGGTCTGAAATATCGACGCCGACGCCACAGAGCGTCGCGGGTCCTGACGACGCCTCGAAACGGCCCTTCGGCACCTTGGAAAGGAACCGGTTGAGCGGTTCTTCCTTGTCCATTCCGAGCGAGGAATCGTAATCGCCGCACATGCCGGCATCCGAAATATAGGCCGTGCCGCCATTGAGGATCTGATGGTCGGCGGTCGGTTGATGCGTGTGCGTGCCGACGACGAGGCTGGCGCGGCCGTCAACGAAATGCGCGAAGCACATTTTCTCCGAGGTCGCCTCGGCGTGGAAATCGATCACCGCCGCGTCCGCTTGCTCGCCGAGCGGGCAGGCGGCGAGCTCCCGTTCGCCGGCCTGGAACGGGTCGTCGAGCTCCGGATGCATGAAGACGCGACCCATGATGTTGGCGACCAGCACGCGCGCGCCGTTGCGGGCGATATA
It contains:
- a CDS encoding YmdB family metallophosphoesterase, producing the protein MRLLFLGDMVGKTGRTAVWEQLPGLISDFKLDFVIVNGENAAGGFGITEEIFRETLAAGADVVTTGNHVWDQRDALIFAPREERFLRPSNFPKGTPGRGSGVYIARNGARVLVANIMGRVFMHPELDDPFQAGERELAACPLGEQADAAVIDFHAEATSEKMCFAHFVDGRASLVVGTHTHQPTADHQILNGGTAYISDAGMCGDYDSSLGMDKEEPLNRFLSKVPKGRFEASSGPATLCGVGVDISDRTGLAERIAPFRRGPRLEETAPSFWS
- a CDS encoding TerC family protein, with product MQLVEFLAPHFHFVADPTAWVALLTLVVLEIVLGIDNLIFISILTNKLPEAQRARARRLGISAALVMRLILLATISIIVQLTTPVFTAFGHGFSWRDLILIAGGLFLVWKATKEIHHTVDPQDHQDTMVGGTLQLSLAGAIFQILLLDLVFSIDSIITAVGMTDEIAIMYIAVIVAVSVMMLAATPLANFIARNPSIVMLALGFLLMIGMTLIADGMGYHVPKGYIYAAMGFSALVEGLNMLARNRKKQGSGGGH